Proteins encoded together in one Procambarus clarkii isolate CNS0578487 chromosome 11, FALCON_Pclarkii_2.0, whole genome shotgun sequence window:
- the LOC138363631 gene encoding S-antigen protein-like translates to MIRVVEHVKVDKSEYVSSDKSENVSSDKSENVSSDKSENVSSDKSEHISCDKSEKVSSDKSENVSSDKSENVSSDKSENVSSDKSENASSDKSENASSDKSENVSSDKSENISSDKSENVSSDKSENVSSDKSENVSSDKSENASSDKSENASSDKSENVSSDKSENVSSDKSENVSSDKSDREDIYSENRDRAS, encoded by the coding sequence ATGATAAGAGTGGTGGAGCATGTTAAAGTTGATAAGAGTGAGTATGTTAGCAGTGATAAGAGTGAGAATGTTAGCAGTGATAAGAGTGAGAATGTCAGCAGTGATAAAAGTGAGAATGTTAGCAGTGATAAGAGTGAGCATATTAGCTGTGATAAGAGTGAGAAAGTTAGCAGTGATAAGAGTGAGAATGTTAGTAGTGATAAGAGTGAGAATGTTAGCAGTGATAAGAGTGAGAATGTTAGCAGTGATAAGAGTGAGAATGCCAGCAGTGATAAGAGTGAGAATGCCAGCAGTGATAAGAGTGAGAATGTCAGCAGTGATAAGAGTGAGAATATCAGCAGTGATAAGAGTGAGAATGTTAGCAGTGATAAGAGTGAGAATGTTAGCAGTGATAAGAGTGAGAATGTTAGCAGTGATAAGAGTGAGAATGCCAGCAGTGATAAGAGTGAGAATGCCAGCAGTGATAAGAGTGAGAATGTCAGCAGTGATAAGAGTGAGAATGTCAGCAGTGATAAGAGTGAGAATGTCAGCAGTGATAAAAGTGACAGAGAGGATATTTACAGTGAAAATCGAGACCGAGCGAGTTAA